In a single window of the Coprothermobacter proteolyticus DSM 5265 genome:
- the flgL gene encoding flagellar hook-associated protein FlgL → MRITTAYQYERSVQTLQTVLGKLTQLQDQLSTLKQIQKPSDAPLDSALVMNWKAYNAQVERWQNNIKEVENRYSYTEQNLTHIKDLMLNVRDLVIRGGGSDALGPEEKMAVSRQLIQQADEMLSSLNAKYAGRFVLANAQVTKPEDPAWKPFKVLIQDSGGNFTFVDTITQAEDMVQKDPGSKWMVVFEPKTFDELNDPSRRAVSVEIGNNSTIPQVLAVEDYFKFSGTVDVNGASYHRMDMFDKLFTFSETLRNGGSLASPDNTGKTALDYTDEILDGLTDSIASIGARVQRLGSLDDFYKNVSTNVEALRSSYEDADLARTYVEYTKFHTSYQSLLKVIASITPMCLVDYL, encoded by the coding sequence ATGCGAATTACGACAGCATATCAGTATGAACGTAGTGTCCAAACGCTTCAAACCGTTCTTGGCAAACTCACGCAACTACAAGATCAATTGTCCACATTAAAGCAAATTCAAAAGCCTTCAGATGCTCCCTTGGACAGCGCGCTGGTAATGAACTGGAAAGCCTACAATGCACAGGTTGAAAGGTGGCAGAACAACATAAAGGAAGTTGAAAACCGTTATTCTTATACAGAACAAAACCTGACGCACATAAAAGATCTCATGCTTAATGTACGTGATTTAGTAATAAGGGGCGGCGGTAGCGACGCTTTAGGCCCTGAAGAAAAGATGGCTGTAAGCCGGCAACTAATCCAGCAGGCTGATGAGATGCTTAGCAGCTTAAATGCAAAGTACGCTGGCAGGTTTGTTTTGGCAAACGCACAGGTAACGAAACCTGAAGATCCTGCATGGAAGCCTTTCAAAGTACTAATACAGGATTCAGGTGGAAACTTCACTTTTGTAGACACCATTACACAGGCCGAGGATATGGTTCAGAAGGATCCAGGTAGTAAGTGGATGGTGGTGTTTGAGCCGAAAACGTTTGATGAGCTGAACGATCCTTCACGTAGAGCTGTTTCAGTGGAAATAGGTAATAACAGTACCATTCCGCAAGTTTTAGCAGTTGAGGATTACTTTAAGTTCTCAGGTACTGTGGATGTAAACGGAGCATCTTATCATCGGATGGATATGTTTGATAAGCTTTTTACCTTTTCTGAAACCTTAAGAAATGGCGGAAGTTTGGCTTCTCCTGATAATACTGGAAAGACAGCTCTGGATTACACCGACGAAATCCTGGATGGACTCACAGATTCCATTGCCAGCATCGGAGCTCGAGTGCAGCGGCTGGGCTCTCTGGACGATTTTTACAAAAATGTTAGTACGAATGTAGAAGCGTTGAGGAGCTCGTATGAAGATGCAGATTTGGCTAGGACATATGTTGAATACACTAAATTTCATACCAGTTATCAATCTTTACTTAAGGTCATAGCATCTATTACGCCTATGTGCTTGGTTGATTACCTCTAA